In Coleofasciculus sp. FACHB-T130, the following proteins share a genomic window:
- a CDS encoding cytochrome P450, with amino-acid sequence MTTTKQARSLPLPPGSFGLPIIGETISFLRDPNFVQRRYQQYGQIFKTHVLGRPTIFLIGAEATRFLFANEKHYFSDGIANGVPPQTKALMGNGSVVMQMGDEHLKQRKLLSQAFQPRALAGYASTMEEISRSYLHKWELLGHFSWYSELRKYTLDVACKLLIGTEAASDRDFGKWYEIWGKGLLSIPVPLPWTKFGRALRCRKLILARIEEIVKERQQQATSTQDVLGLLLQARDEAGNTLSLQELKEQLLTLLFAGHDTLSSALSSLCLLLAQHPEVKEAIRAEQKQLGFPQPLTLEHLKQMTYLEQVLKEVLRVFPPSTGPREVIESCEFNGHLIPKGWKVLYHSGTTHQDSRIYTQPECFDPERFAPERAEDKQKPMSYIPFGGGLRECLGREFAKLEIKLFAALLVCEYEWELLPGQNLDMVMLPTVYPREGLKVKFWRRVQHG; translated from the coding sequence ATGACAACGACCAAACAAGCGCGATCGCTACCTTTACCTCCTGGGAGCTTTGGTCTACCAATTATTGGCGAAACCATCAGCTTTTTACGCGATCCAAACTTTGTACAGAGGCGATACCAGCAATATGGACAAATCTTCAAAACTCATGTGTTGGGTCGTCCTACCATCTTCTTGATTGGAGCCGAGGCAACCCGCTTTCTCTTTGCCAACGAGAAACACTACTTTTCTGACGGAATTGCCAATGGTGTCCCCCCGCAGACCAAAGCGTTGATGGGAAATGGATCGGTCGTGATGCAGATGGGAGATGAACATCTAAAACAGCGCAAACTGCTATCGCAAGCCTTCCAACCTCGCGCATTAGCAGGGTATGCCTCCACAATGGAGGAGATTAGCCGCAGTTATCTCCACAAGTGGGAGCTTTTGGGTCACTTTTCCTGGTACTCGGAACTAAGAAAATACACGCTGGATGTGGCTTGCAAGTTGCTGATAGGAACCGAAGCTGCCAGCGATCGCGATTTTGGCAAGTGGTATGAAATTTGGGGAAAAGGGCTACTTTCCATCCCCGTACCCTTACCTTGGACAAAGTTTGGTCGGGCGTTACGATGTCGCAAGCTGATACTGGCGAGAATTGAGGAGATAGTCAAAGAGCGTCAACAACAAGCTACATCGACTCAAGATGTCTTAGGTTTATTGTTGCAAGCGCGAGATGAAGCAGGAAACACTCTGAGTTTACAGGAACTCAAAGAGCAACTTCTAACCCTATTATTTGCAGGTCACGATACGTTGTCATCTGCCCTTTCTTCGTTATGTCTTCTATTAGCGCAGCATCCAGAAGTTAAGGAGGCTATCCGTGCAGAGCAAAAGCAATTGGGGTTTCCCCAACCGCTGACCCTGGAGCATCTGAAGCAGATGACCTATCTAGAGCAAGTCTTGAAGGAAGTTCTGCGAGTCTTTCCTCCATCAACTGGCCCTAGAGAAGTCATTGAATCTTGCGAGTTTAATGGCCACTTAATCCCCAAAGGTTGGAAGGTACTTTATCACAGCGGCACGACTCATCAAGATAGCCGCATCTATACTCAGCCAGAATGCTTTGACCCAGAGCGTTTTGCCCCCGAACGGGCGGAGGATAAACAAAAACCGATGAGCTATATCCCCTTTGGTGGGGGACTGAGAGAATGTCTGGGCAGGGAGTTTGCCAAGCTGGAGATCAAGTTGTTTGCTGCGTTGTTAGTCTGCGAGTATGAGTGGGAACTGCTTCCCGGACAAAACTTGGATATGGTGATGCTACCGACAGTCTATCCCCGCGAGGGTTTAAAGGTGAAGTTTTGGCGGAGAGTGCAGCATGGCTAG
- a CDS encoding phage holin family protein — MDLIDVLITWLVTAASLLIISKLPLGVEIDNPGIGYISAAVFGILNAAISFVFFTLPNTLTFGIYGFFAKLLTLGLFSFVLNVIALTIAARLITGFRLEKGIWSAVIGAIALAAVSSFITSVVIGQPTAIA; from the coding sequence ATGGATTTAATTGATGTGCTGATTACCTGGTTGGTAACAGCCGCCAGTTTGTTAATTATTAGCAAGCTGCCACTCGGAGTTGAAATTGATAACCCAGGAATTGGTTATATTTCGGCAGCCGTTTTTGGAATTTTAAATGCAGCGATTAGCTTTGTATTTTTTACCTTGCCGAATACGCTAACATTTGGCATCTACGGATTTTTTGCAAAGCTTCTGACTTTGGGTTTATTCTCTTTTGTCCTTAATGTCATTGCACTGACAATAGCCGCGAGATTGATTACAGGCTTTCGTTTGGAAAAAGGGATTTGGAGTGCGGTCATCGGTGCGATCGCTCTCGCCGCTGTCAGCAGCTTTATTACCAGTGTCGTGATTGGTCAGCCAACAGCAATTGCGTAA
- a CDS encoding aspartate kinase, with translation MALIVQKYGGTSVGSVERIQAVAQRVLKTAQMGNSLVVVVSAMGKTTDGLVKLANQISTNPSRREMDMLLSTGEQVSIALLSMALQELGQPAVSLTGAQVGIVTEAEHTRARILHIQTHRMERHLDAGKVVVVAGFQGISSTEELEITTLGRGGSDTSAVALAAALRASCCEIYTDVPGIFTTDPRLVPEAQLMAEITSDEMLELASLGAKVLHPRAVEIARNYGVELVVRSSWTDDPGTRVISPMPKPRSLQDLEIARPVDGVEFDTDQAKIALLRVPDRPGVAARLFGEIAHQALDIDLIIQSIHEGNTNDIAFTVSKNVINRAEAVAAAIAPALRSSNNPEDGEAEVMVDRQIAKVSIAGAGMIGRPGVAAQMFATLSSAGINIQMISTSEVKVSCVIDADDCDRAIALLCQTFEVNNSPLHQNRIVESSVEQQGKISQSSALSPQHSAPPVRGVALDFNQARLAIRHIPDRPGMAAQVFGLLAEKNISVDMIIQSQRCRVVNGIGTRDIAFTVAQADAAEAKAALEKLAPSLGCGEVLVDTAIAKVSIVGSGMVGQPGVAAQMFEALSQHQINIQMITTSEIKISCVVAENQGVTALQAIHAAFGLAGSQKIQVPA, from the coding sequence ATGGCGTTAATTGTCCAGAAATACGGTGGCACTTCAGTTGGTTCGGTGGAACGCATTCAGGCAGTCGCTCAGCGGGTTTTAAAAACAGCCCAGATGGGCAACTCGCTGGTTGTCGTAGTTTCGGCAATGGGGAAGACGACTGATGGATTGGTGAAATTAGCCAACCAAATTTCTACAAATCCCTCTCGTCGGGAAATGGATATGCTGCTCTCTACTGGCGAGCAAGTCTCAATCGCCTTGCTGAGTATGGCATTGCAGGAATTGGGACAGCCAGCGGTTTCTCTCACTGGCGCACAGGTTGGAATTGTTACCGAAGCCGAACATACCCGCGCCCGGATTCTGCATATCCAGACACATCGGATGGAACGTCACTTAGACGCGGGTAAGGTGGTTGTGGTGGCGGGTTTCCAAGGCATTTCCAGTACCGAAGAGTTGGAAATTACTACCTTGGGACGCGGCGGTTCCGATACTTCGGCGGTGGCACTGGCGGCAGCTTTACGAGCCAGCTGTTGCGAAATCTATACGGATGTGCCAGGAATTTTTACCACCGATCCCCGGTTAGTGCCGGAAGCCCAGCTGATGGCGGAGATTACCTCCGATGAGATGCTTGAGTTAGCTAGTTTAGGGGCAAAGGTACTGCATCCTCGCGCGGTGGAAATTGCCCGAAATTATGGCGTAGAGTTGGTAGTGCGCTCCAGCTGGACGGACGATCCTGGGACAAGGGTAATTTCTCCAATGCCCAAGCCGCGATCGCTCCAAGATTTAGAAATTGCCCGTCCTGTCGATGGGGTAGAATTTGATACCGACCAAGCGAAAATAGCGCTGTTGCGGGTGCCAGATCGTCCTGGCGTGGCGGCGCGGTTATTTGGTGAAATTGCCCATCAAGCCTTGGACATCGACTTGATTATCCAGTCGATTCACGAAGGCAACACCAACGATATTGCATTTACAGTTAGCAAAAACGTCATTAATCGGGCAGAAGCTGTAGCCGCAGCGATCGCGCCCGCCCTCCGCAGCTCAAACAACCCAGAAGACGGAGAAGCCGAGGTGATGGTAGACAGGCAAATTGCCAAAGTCTCGATCGCGGGTGCGGGAATGATTGGGCGTCCGGGTGTAGCAGCGCAGATGTTCGCTACGCTTTCTAGTGCTGGGATCAATATTCAGATGATTTCCACCTCGGAAGTGAAAGTTAGTTGCGTCATTGATGCGGATGATTGCGATCGCGCGATCGCTCTTTTGTGCCAAACCTTCGAGGTCAACAATTCCCCACTCCACCAAAACAGAATTGTAGAAAGTAGTGTGGAACAACAGGGCAAAATTTCTCAGTCCTCAGCCCTGAGTCCTCAGCACTCCGCTCCCCCCGTGCGCGGTGTTGCCCTTGATTTCAATCAAGCGCGTCTCGCCATTCGTCATATCCCCGATCGTCCAGGGATGGCAGCTCAAGTTTTTGGACTCTTGGCTGAGAAAAATATCAGCGTGGATATGATTATCCAATCCCAACGCTGTCGCGTGGTGAATGGGATCGGGACCCGCGATATTGCCTTCACCGTCGCCCAAGCAGATGCAGCAGAAGCGAAAGCAGCACTCGAAAAACTCGCACCATCCTTAGGCTGCGGTGAAGTTTTAGTGGATACAGCGATCGCTAAAGTAAGTATCGTCGGTTCCGGTATGGTCGGGCAACCCGGTGTCGCCGCCCAAATGTTTGAAGCGCTTTCCCAACACCAAATCAATATTCAGATGATTACAACTTCTGAAATAAAAATCAGCTGCGTCGTAGCAGAAAATCAGGGCGTCACCGCCTTACAGGCCATCCACGCCGCTTTTGGACTTGCCGGTAGCCAAAAAATTCAAGTTCCTGCTTAA
- a CDS encoding sirohydrochlorin chelatase, protein MPKSSAYLLVSHGSRDPRPQAAVEQLAALIYEKAQRSEIAWVQASQPVRRLGASPMLETRNFTSLQEPLVGTAVLELATQPLHEQIRQFGVRVASAKQNRAVASEYQSESPCIQVMPLFLLPGVHVMEDIPEEVAIAQVAFGSKFKLDIRPHLGTHLGLSRLLASQFASITADARILLAHGSRRAGGNQSVETIARTLDAVPAYWSVPPSLEDRVKALVEAGKEKIAILPYFLFAGGITDAIARTVERLSQQFPSAKLQMAEPIGASAELADLIWDLRSQ, encoded by the coding sequence TTGCCCAAGTCATCTGCCTATCTACTGGTCTCTCACGGAAGCCGCGACCCTCGCCCTCAAGCCGCTGTAGAACAGCTGGCAGCCCTGATCTACGAGAAGGCACAAAGGTCAGAGATAGCCTGGGTGCAGGCATCTCAACCCGTTCGCCGCTTAGGTGCATCGCCCATGCTAGAGACGCGAAATTTTACGTCTTTACAAGAACCACTGGTGGGTACAGCAGTGCTAGAATTGGCAACCCAGCCGTTGCACGAGCAAATTCGGCAATTTGGCGTTCGCGTAGCGTCTGCGAAGCAGAATCGCGCTGTTGCATCTGAGTACCAATCTGAGAGCCCCTGCATTCAGGTGATGCCGCTTTTTCTCCTGCCGGGAGTTCACGTCATGGAGGATATCCCAGAGGAAGTTGCGATCGCTCAAGTAGCGTTTGGCTCTAAATTCAAACTTGACATTCGTCCTCACTTAGGCACTCACCTTGGCTTGAGTCGTCTGTTAGCCAGTCAATTCGCTTCGATAACAGCAGACGCTCGGATTCTCCTAGCTCACGGAAGCCGCCGTGCTGGGGGAAATCAGTCAGTAGAGACAATTGCACGGACTTTGGACGCGGTGCCTGCTTACTGGTCGGTGCCACCCAGCCTAGAGGACAGGGTGAAAGCGTTGGTTGAGGCGGGGAAGGAAAAAATCGCCATCCTGCCTTATTTTCTATTTGCTGGGGGAATTACGGATGCGATCGCTCGAACAGTTGAGCGATTATCCCAGCAGTTTCCATCGGCAAAACTCCAGATGGCTGAACCAATCGGCGCTAGCGCAGAATTAGCGGATTTAATTTGGGATTTGAGAAGTCAATGA
- a CDS encoding TetR/AcrR family transcriptional regulator, with the protein MNKPIKSPPGRPRSEKSHQAILQATLELLAEMGYQAMSIEAIAARAKVGKTTIYRRYSSKEELVADAIESLREEILILDTGSLWGDIDILIENAGKMVLSPLGRQTVALIISTASSSPTFAQVYWKKYLQPRRQAFGVVLERAKARNEIHTDIEPDLVFDLMSGAMLYAMVFQPTDETFQAYIRRALELCLKGNTA; encoded by the coding sequence ATGAATAAACCTATCAAAAGCCCGCCTGGACGCCCACGTAGCGAAAAATCTCATCAAGCGATTCTACAAGCAACTCTTGAGCTGCTAGCAGAAATGGGATATCAAGCTATGAGCATCGAAGCGATCGCTGCACGCGCTAAAGTGGGCAAAACTACCATTTATCGGCGGTACAGTTCCAAAGAAGAACTGGTTGCAGACGCGATTGAAAGCCTCAGAGAGGAAATATTGATACTAGACACGGGTAGCCTCTGGGGAGATATTGATATCCTCATTGAGAATGCAGGGAAAATGGTACTCAGCCCCTTAGGTCGTCAAACTGTTGCCCTAATTATTAGTACAGCGTCTAGCAGTCCGACTTTTGCCCAGGTCTACTGGAAAAAATACCTACAACCGCGACGGCAAGCCTTTGGAGTCGTGCTGGAACGTGCTAAGGCTAGAAATGAAATTCACACAGATATAGAACCCGATTTAGTCTTCGACCTGATGAGCGGAGCAATGTTATATGCGATGGTCTTTCAGCCAACTGATGAGACATTTCAAGCATATATCCGTCGTGCTTTGGAGCTTTGTCTCAAAGGTAATACTGCCTAA
- a CDS encoding MotA/TolQ/ExbB proton channel family protein, whose translation MTFQELIEKGGPVMWPLLALSLLSLGTIFERLWFWARILTKERETVDRVLEAATRNWGVATEIAHQARKQPIGRFLYAPLRLSHPDPELFRLALEAAADEELASMRQGDKILEAVIALGPLLGLLGTVLGLIRSLSGIRLGDLGTSSTAGVTLGISESLISTAAGLIVAITSLVFYRLFQGFLFNQAKIFRRAGNELELMYRQEWPKLGIDRHPMKAKVETSDTAEP comes from the coding sequence GTGACTTTTCAAGAACTAATCGAGAAAGGTGGGCCAGTGATGTGGCCTCTGCTGGCTTTATCGCTGCTGTCTCTAGGCACTATTTTTGAGCGCCTGTGGTTTTGGGCAAGAATCTTGACTAAAGAAAGAGAAACTGTGGATCGGGTGCTAGAAGCAGCAACTCGCAACTGGGGAGTTGCCACTGAGATTGCTCACCAAGCCAGAAAACAGCCGATTGGGCGCTTTCTGTATGCTCCCTTACGACTTTCTCACCCCGATCCAGAATTGTTTAGGCTGGCACTGGAAGCAGCCGCAGACGAGGAATTGGCTTCGATGCGCCAAGGCGACAAAATTCTAGAAGCAGTGATTGCCCTTGGTCCCCTACTAGGATTGTTGGGAACCGTGTTGGGATTGATCAGATCCTTGAGTGGTATTCGCCTCGGCGATCTCGGAACATCTTCAACCGCTGGAGTGACTCTAGGGATTAGCGAATCTCTGATTAGTACGGCGGCTGGGCTGATAGTCGCCATTACCAGCCTTGTTTTCTATCGGCTGTTTCAAGGTTTTTTGTTTAACCAAGCCAAAATTTTCCGGAGAGCGGGAAATGAGCTGGAGTTAATGTACCGCCAGGAATGGCCTAAACTTGGTATCGATCGTCATCCGATGAAGGCGAAAGTAGAAACTTCAGATACGGCTGAACCCTAG
- a CDS encoding GNAT family protein produces MLKGERVTLRGIRRDDLPKLCEFNNDLAVELAGGGDPPIPQSLERLQAEFDQNAAKGGRDGTWFAIEADGKFIGQCGLVGFDIFQGVARVCELGIAIGDKEYWGRGYGREAIALLLDYAFRYWNLHRVWLRTNSRNERAIRCYQSCGFVEEGRLRGHEWYNGSYIDTLCMGILREEWEHIKKQD; encoded by the coding sequence ATGTTGAAGGGAGAACGAGTAACGCTACGGGGTATACGGCGAGACGATCTACCGAAACTGTGCGAGTTTAACAATGATTTAGCCGTTGAATTGGCAGGTGGAGGCGATCCACCGATACCCCAATCCCTGGAACGACTGCAAGCAGAGTTTGATCAAAATGCCGCCAAAGGTGGACGAGATGGCACCTGGTTTGCGATCGAGGCAGATGGCAAGTTCATTGGGCAGTGCGGCTTGGTTGGTTTTGATATATTTCAGGGGGTGGCGCGTGTCTGCGAATTAGGCATTGCAATTGGGGATAAGGAATATTGGGGACGTGGCTACGGTCGTGAAGCGATCGCATTGCTGCTGGATTATGCGTTTCGATACTGGAATCTACATCGAGTTTGGTTAAGGACAAACTCAAGAAATGAACGCGCGATTCGCTGTTATCAATCCTGTGGATTTGTGGAAGAAGGTCGCCTCCGGGGTCACGAGTGGTATAACGGCAGCTATATTGATACGCTGTGCATGGGAATATTGCGCGAGGAGTGGGAGCACATTAAGAAACAAGACTGA
- a CDS encoding DUF4359 domain-containing protein, translated as MKGLQVITTIAGVALAGLGVAMALTNPTQEEYEEFALQQLTVYIKDNVCEKAPENFENFLKRQCMLLVETGSPQVKRLIAETTERQNFIFFSIYRTDLSVSSFLPSYHFESVGAFDNVYIYQAEKQ; from the coding sequence ATGAAGGGTTTACAGGTTATTACAACGATTGCGGGAGTCGCTTTGGCTGGACTGGGTGTAGCGATGGCGCTGACGAATCCCACTCAGGAGGAGTACGAAGAATTTGCCTTACAGCAACTAACGGTGTACATAAAAGACAATGTTTGTGAAAAGGCTCCAGAAAACTTTGAGAATTTTTTGAAGCGTCAATGTATGTTATTAGTTGAGACGGGCAGCCCGCAGGTGAAGCGGCTGATTGCTGAAACGACAGAGCGGCAAAATTTTATCTTTTTTAGCATTTATCGCACCGATTTGTCGGTTAGTTCGTTCCTGCCTTCTTATCATTTTGAGTCGGTAGGAGCTTTCGACAATGTCTATATTTATCAAGCAGAGAAGCAATAA
- a CDS encoding manganese catalase family protein — MFFHKKEPIHTVNITEPNPRYAQLLLEQFGGATGELTAALQYWVQSFHCENPGIRDMLQDIAIEEFSHLEMVGKLIESHTKNVDQTEAYRSTLFAVRGMGPHFLDSQGSAWTANYINEGGDVVRDLRADIAAEAGARQTYEELIKMAPDQGTKDTLVHLLTREISHTKMFMNALSSLGKLTDPFFGNIQPDETVNLYFNLSTNGKDERGPWNSEPDFQYVADPSAEVKQ, encoded by the coding sequence ATGTTTTTCCATAAAAAAGAACCCATTCATACTGTTAATATCACAGAGCCGAATCCACGTTATGCCCAGCTACTGCTAGAGCAGTTTGGGGGAGCAACGGGTGAATTAACAGCCGCTTTACAGTATTGGGTGCAGTCATTTCATTGCGAAAATCCTGGTATTCGGGATATGCTCCAAGATATTGCAATCGAAGAGTTTAGCCACTTAGAAATGGTTGGCAAACTGATTGAATCACATACCAAGAATGTCGATCAAACAGAAGCGTACCGGAGTACGCTCTTTGCTGTACGCGGCATGGGACCACACTTTTTAGATAGTCAGGGAAGCGCTTGGACAGCGAACTATATCAATGAAGGTGGGGATGTTGTGCGCGATCTGCGGGCAGACATCGCCGCTGAGGCTGGGGCACGTCAAACCTATGAGGAGCTGATCAAAATGGCTCCGGATCAAGGTACAAAAGACACCTTGGTACATTTGCTGACTCGCGAAATTTCTCATACGAAGATGTTCATGAATGCACTTTCTTCGTTGGGCAAATTAACAGATCCTTTCTTTGGCAATATCCAGCCGGATGAAACGGTCAATCTTTACTTCAACTTGTCTACGAATGGTAAAGATGAGCGCGGGCCTTGGAACTCGGAACCGGATTTTCAGTATGTCGCCGATCCATCTGCTGAAGTTAAACAGTAA
- a CDS encoding YkvA family protein, with product MNNFSIQSIYNWYRNAIRNPKYRWWVILGSLLYLFSPIDIAPDFIPIIGWIDDGVILTLLVAEVSQMLSQRLKSRDEQAVSEADVAGVGSTSNSDTVDVKAVPLK from the coding sequence ATGAATAATTTTTCAATCCAATCAATTTACAACTGGTATCGCAACGCGATCCGCAATCCCAAATATCGCTGGTGGGTGATTCTAGGGTCATTACTTTATCTTTTCAGCCCGATTGATATTGCCCCGGATTTCATACCCATCATCGGATGGATTGACGATGGTGTGATTCTGACGCTCCTGGTTGCTGAAGTTTCCCAAATGCTATCTCAGCGCCTCAAGTCTCGTGACGAGCAAGCGGTCTCTGAAGCGGATGTTGCAGGTGTGGGATCAACTTCCAATTCAGACACGGTTGATGTAAAGGCTGTTCCCCTCAAGTAG
- a CDS encoding biopolymer transporter ExbD: MKINLDTPGDDARIEIIPLIDVIFCILTFFLLAALQLTRQQAISVDLPKASSGTPQMREMLMVSLDDFGQIYVEQQQINSKDQLTQSLQNYRSTNPNGLMVLYASRTASYNDVIQVLDLLRDVGGDRVSLATLPGSGDAAAGSNTQVPTAPSPGLAPYSGNAPIQPYNPYAPPSPSANPYNLGQPQLPVAPGQPEINPTIPGTTIPGTVPVTPTVPAPQGTDSAPKR, translated from the coding sequence ATGAAGATTAACTTGGATACTCCGGGTGATGACGCCCGAATTGAGATTATTCCCCTGATCGATGTCATCTTTTGTATCCTGACGTTCTTTTTGTTGGCAGCGTTGCAACTGACTCGTCAGCAAGCAATTAGCGTGGATTTGCCCAAGGCTAGTAGCGGCACTCCGCAAATGCGAGAGATGTTGATGGTGAGCTTGGATGATTTTGGTCAAATTTACGTGGAGCAACAGCAGATCAATTCAAAAGATCAGCTAACTCAGTCGTTGCAGAATTACCGCTCGACAAATCCAAATGGGTTGATGGTGCTGTACGCTTCTCGGACTGCAAGTTACAACGATGTCATTCAGGTACTGGATTTGCTGAGAGATGTGGGAGGCGATCGCGTGTCTTTAGCGACTCTACCCGGGTCCGGTGATGCGGCGGCTGGCTCTAATACGCAGGTTCCTACGGCTCCTAGTCCCGGTTTAGCGCCCTATTCCGGCAACGCTCCTATCCAACCTTATAATCCTTATGCGCCACCCAGTCCATCAGCCAATCCATACAATCTGGGTCAGCCGCAATTGCCTGTGGCTCCGGGACAACCAGAGATTAATCCCACGATTCCCGGTACTACGATTCCCGGTACTGTACCCGTGACACCGACGGTTCCGGCTCCCCAAGGGACTGATTCTGCTCCCAAGAGGTAG
- a CDS encoding serine/threonine-protein kinase, which yields MIYCVSAGCQRPQNPSDQRFCLCCGQALLLKDRYRPVKPIGKGGMGRTFLAVDEHIPSKPKCVIKQLCFPQQDSTSFRKVVSLFRQEAIHLNELGKHPQIPSLFAHFEQQQQLYLVQELISGQTLAEELQQRDIYNETQIWEFLEDLLPVLQYIHEHRVIHRDIKPANIIRRTPSTSPSPGEKEGQLILIDFGIAKLFTDTAVFNTGTIVGSPDYMAPEQTRGKALPSSDLYSLGVTCIYLLTSVSPLNMYDIMNNGWAWRDFLPKERKVSDRLGQILDRLLQNNIKDRYPDAASALKAVQQNLNPRPTSPVPTQSQRPGGSALNSEVGVDYTKLRDLLAKKKWKEADRETWAVMCLVVGKSSNNYLFNSDIQKFPCEDLWTIDQLWVKYSQGRFGFSVQKQIFLEVGGEYSNFCDRVGWPTHNPYIPDSGLKFSDKAPIGHLPSRRWAGGYEWWRHASAMAGKLEQCSIA from the coding sequence ATGATCTATTGTGTTAGCGCTGGATGTCAAAGACCCCAAAATCCTTCTGACCAAAGATTTTGCCTGTGTTGTGGGCAAGCATTATTGCTGAAAGACCGCTATCGCCCAGTTAAACCAATCGGTAAAGGTGGCATGGGAAGAACTTTTTTGGCGGTGGATGAGCATATTCCCTCTAAACCCAAGTGTGTCATTAAGCAACTGTGCTTCCCACAGCAAGATTCAACCAGTTTTAGAAAGGTCGTTTCCTTATTTCGTCAGGAAGCGATACACCTGAATGAACTAGGGAAACATCCGCAAATTCCCTCTCTCTTTGCCCACTTTGAACAGCAGCAGCAGCTGTATTTAGTGCAGGAGTTGATTTCCGGGCAAACTCTAGCGGAGGAATTGCAGCAACGGGACATTTATAACGAAACGCAGATTTGGGAATTTTTGGAGGATTTGTTGCCAGTTTTGCAATATATCCACGAACATCGGGTGATTCACCGAGATATTAAGCCAGCGAATATTATCCGACGCACCCCCTCAACCTCCCCTTCCCCAGGAGAAAAAGAAGGTCAATTGATCTTGATTGATTTTGGAATTGCCAAGCTATTCACAGACACTGCTGTGTTTAACACCGGCACGATCGTTGGTAGCCCGGATTATATGGCACCCGAACAAACGCGAGGCAAAGCCCTGCCCTCCAGCGACCTCTACAGTTTGGGCGTCACTTGTATCTACTTGCTCACAAGCGTTTCGCCCCTGAATATGTATGACATTATGAATAACGGGTGGGCGTGGCGCGATTTTTTGCCCAAGGAGAGAAAAGTTAGCGATCGCCTGGGTCAAATTTTGGATCGGCTGCTACAAAATAACATTAAAGATCGTTACCCAGACGCTGCCTCTGCCTTGAAAGCGGTACAGCAAAATTTAAACCCCAGACCTACATCTCCGGTTCCAACTCAATCTCAACGACCGGGTGGTAGTGCCTTGAATTCCGAGGTTGGAGTTGACTATACAAAATTGCGGGATTTACTCGCTAAAAAGAAATGGAAAGAAGCCGATCGGGAAACCTGGGCAGTGATGTGTCTGGTAGTCGGCAAGTCAAGCAATAACTATCTATTCAACAGCGATATTCAAAAGTTTCCTTGCGAGGATTTATGGACGATTGACCAGTTATGGGTAAAGTACAGCCAGGGGCGCTTTGGTTTCAGCGTGCAAAAGCAAATTTTTCTGGAGGTTGGGGGAGAATATAGCAATTTTTGCGATCGCGTTGGCTGGCCTACCCACAACCCGTATATTCCTGACTCTGGTTTGAAATTTAGCGACAAGGCACCTATTGGACATCTACCATCGCGGCGGTGGGCGGGTGGTTATGAATGGTGGCGTCACGCCAGTGCAATGGCTGGAAAACTAGAACAGTGCAGTATTGCTTAG
- a CDS encoding Uma2 family endonuclease, whose amino-acid sequence MFAVITPEKIQLPAGAVVRLPGSWQDYQALTEQLGDRLIPRIKYRPGEILLMSPLPRHGREAHIIAMVVTALLDHLGQDYEAFTPITMELPEISGIEPDYCFYIDNWAAVAGKDRINWEIEPSPDLVIEIDVTSYTDVNDYLPYQVPEVWLYKKNQLKIYSLQSDRYTVVTSSRYFPNMNVLEVIAECFRIASERNTSVAIRELRQKLASEN is encoded by the coding sequence ATGTTTGCAGTTATCACACCAGAGAAAATCCAGTTACCCGCAGGCGCCGTGGTGCGGCTACCCGGTAGTTGGCAGGACTATCAAGCACTAACTGAACAACTAGGCGATCGCTTGATTCCTCGTATCAAGTATCGACCCGGAGAAATTTTGTTAATGTCACCGCTACCCCGGCACGGACGAGAAGCCCACATTATTGCAATGGTGGTAACAGCTCTCCTAGACCATTTAGGGCAGGACTACGAGGCATTTACCCCGATTACGATGGAACTCCCAGAGATTAGCGGCATTGAACCGGACTACTGCTTTTATATCGATAACTGGGCAGCAGTTGCAGGAAAAGACCGCATCAATTGGGAAATAGAGCCATCCCCCGATTTGGTAATTGAGATAGATGTAACCAGCTATACGGATGTAAACGACTACCTGCCTTATCAAGTGCCGGAAGTTTGGCTATATAAAAAGAATCAGCTTAAGATTTACAGCTTGCAGAGCGATCGCTACACGGTTGTAACCAGCAGCCGCTATTTCCCCAATATGAATGTTTTAGAAGTCATCGCGGAATGTTTCCGAATTGCCTCCGAGCGCAATACTAGCGTTGCGATTCGGGAGTTACGACAGAAATTAGCAAGCGAGAATTAA